Proteins encoded in a region of the Zea mays cultivar B73 chromosome 2, Zm-B73-REFERENCE-NAM-5.0, whole genome shotgun sequence genome:
- the LOC103646295 gene encoding uncharacterized protein, with protein sequence MADPSYWIGMDIETSVTMLVICLAAAVVSVCLFFIFMCIVQWLDSPRMRVFRLGGVTTLRQNLDYTCTLCQNSMEAGEKVRTLSCDHVFHCGGSVKCEGIDHCLRTGPMERCPTCDRVPHPVPWKRTPPPSPPAPTPSQGALAAALPPLRLPLSTRDLDEALLRWEQIQKLAEASSSASLHRRHPRTSTSDKEEVLPLPADDEILPEAPSSQ encoded by the coding sequence ATGGCCGACCCCAGCTATTGGATAGGGATGGACATCGAAACCTCCGTCACGATGCTCGTCATCTgtctcgccgccgccgtcgtgaGCGTGTGCCTCTTCTTCATTTTCATGTGCATCGTGCAATGGTTGGACTCGCCACGGATGCGCGTCTTCAGGCTCGGCGGCGTCACCACCCTGAGGCAGAACCTGGACTACACCTGCACCCTGTGCCAAAACAGCATGGAGGCCGGCGAGAAGGTCCGCACGCTCTCCTGCGACCACGTGTTCCACTGCGGCGGCAGCGTCAAGTGCGAGGGAATCGACCACTGCCTTCGCACCGGACCGATGGAGCGCTGCCCGacctgtgaccgggttccccatccCGTGCCCTGGAAGCGGACACCGCCACCGTCGCCACCAGCACCTACACCTTCACAGGGAGCATTGGCGGCAGCGCTACCACCTTTGCGGCTCCCGTTGTCGACGCGGGATTTGGACGAGGCGCTGCTGCGTTGGGAGCAAATCCAGAAACTAGCGGAAGCGTCGTCATCAGCATCGCTGCatcggcgccacccgcggacgTCGACGTCGGACAAGGAGGAGGTGTTGCCGCTTCCGGCGGACGACGAGATACTACCTGAGGCGCCGTCATCGCAGTAG